One Pantoea eucalypti genomic region harbors:
- the tri1 gene encoding ADP-ribosylarginine hydrolase Tri1 yields MIDLRADDDALFIYARRYAHLIPQASRQLMNRMSYEQKPLRAKPEDALKPEWAKSLPQKITDEQALDKCQGALMGLAVGDAIGTTLEFMPRDKARVDDMVGGGPFSLKPGEWTDDTSMALCLAETYIESHKCDITLFRQKLLNWYKNGTNSSNGVCFDIGNTTRYALEQFVLHGPTWMGNTSPETAGNAALIRHAPTAIFRRKSFIDGWRDAILQSEATHCAAESIDSCRFFNVMLHYILNGYSKSESFAPHLMGSTLRVLIINAGEYKEKHRDQIRSSGYVIDTLEAALWAVWHTDNFKDAILLAANLADDADSVAATAGQLAGALYGLSGIPQEWVNKIVDKDRILALAEKLFHLAPEEKD; encoded by the coding sequence ATGATTGATCTTAGGGCTGATGATGATGCGCTTTTCATTTATGCCAGACGTTACGCTCATTTAATACCCCAGGCATCACGGCAGTTGATGAACAGAATGTCTTATGAGCAAAAACCTTTACGCGCTAAACCTGAGGACGCTCTCAAGCCAGAATGGGCGAAATCCTTACCTCAGAAAATTACTGATGAACAGGCATTAGATAAATGTCAGGGCGCTTTGATGGGGTTGGCGGTTGGAGACGCTATCGGCACAACGCTAGAATTTATGCCAAGAGATAAAGCTCGCGTTGATGATATGGTTGGCGGGGGACCTTTTTCTCTTAAACCCGGTGAGTGGACTGATGACACCTCGATGGCGCTGTGTCTCGCTGAAACTTATATTGAAAGCCATAAATGTGATATTACATTGTTCCGACAAAAGTTACTTAACTGGTATAAGAATGGGACAAATAGTTCTAATGGCGTATGCTTTGATATAGGTAATACAACGCGCTATGCGCTTGAGCAGTTTGTACTTCATGGACCAACCTGGATGGGGAATACTTCTCCTGAGACTGCAGGAAATGCAGCATTAATCCGCCATGCACCTACTGCTATTTTCAGAAGGAAATCGTTTATTGACGGTTGGCGAGATGCGATATTACAGAGTGAGGCTACACATTGTGCCGCAGAGTCTATAGATAGCTGTCGCTTTTTTAATGTCATGCTTCATTACATCTTAAATGGTTACAGTAAGAGTGAGAGCTTTGCTCCTCATCTTATGGGATCAACATTACGTGTATTGATCATCAATGCCGGTGAATATAAAGAAAAGCATCGGGATCAAATTCGCTCCTCGGGCTATGTTATCGACACCCTTGAGGCCGCATTATGGGCCGTCTGGCATACAGACAATTTTAAAGATGCCATTTTGCTGGCGGCAAATCTTGCTGATGACGCTGATAGTGTGGCAGCAACGGCTGGTCAGTTAGCGGGCGCATTGTATGGACTGTCAGGCATTCCTCAGGAGTGGGTTAATAAAATAGTCGATAAAGACAGAATTCTTGCGCTGGCCGAAAAGCTGTTTCACTTAGCACCTGAAGAGAAAGATTGA
- a CDS encoding PAAR domain-containing protein, with protein MAEFNAAREQDEIAHTASKGWMIAGLIGGAILGAAAVVVTGGAALVVVSAAAAGACAAGGVGEVLGSMSWAPRHNTGKLLSGSPNVFTNSRAAIRAHLSKGDCDEHSGSSQRVAEGSDKVFINNFPAARIGDRLTCSAEISGGSTNVFIGGGKLQTDDINPEIPGWVNWVMMGVGTAAVAVLASPAIALLGLAGAMGGGYAGSWVGGRLFGEDSDGQKWSMLAGSFAGGALGGKGVMKFDAWRAVKTGENVEVVPEVVAEPVVPKMSLSEAVGKAQADEWIAAGRANALSNNAVKSAMLTDDQVGALYGYTTNEGYTALNPALRGQTPLTPELEAFAAHAKDGLSKLPPNKGLSYRGINSLPEEILAKNQPGNIVSDGAFMSTSSNEPFQGNILIKVNGASGRDVAFLSEYPLEAEVLYPPDTQFKVIERIDDGGNITLTYKEFL; from the coding sequence ATGGCTGAATTCAATGCTGCCAGAGAGCAGGACGAGATAGCCCACACAGCTTCTAAAGGCTGGATGATCGCCGGGTTAATTGGCGGTGCCATTTTAGGTGCAGCAGCCGTTGTTGTAACCGGTGGAGCGGCTCTGGTTGTCGTATCTGCAGCAGCAGCCGGTGCCTGTGCTGCCGGAGGGGTGGGTGAAGTGCTAGGGAGCATGTCATGGGCTCCGCGGCATAACACAGGCAAACTGTTATCCGGCTCGCCGAATGTTTTCACCAACAGCAGAGCAGCGATACGTGCACATTTGTCCAAAGGCGACTGTGATGAGCACAGCGGCTCATCGCAACGGGTTGCTGAAGGTTCGGACAAAGTTTTTATTAACAACTTTCCTGCCGCCCGCATCGGAGACCGTTTGACCTGCAGTGCGGAGATATCTGGCGGTTCCACCAATGTCTTTATTGGCGGAGGCAAACTTCAGACCGACGATATCAACCCCGAAATCCCTGGCTGGGTAAACTGGGTGATGATGGGAGTGGGCACTGCTGCCGTTGCGGTCCTGGCTTCACCTGCTATAGCCCTGTTAGGATTAGCAGGCGCAATGGGTGGTGGTTACGCTGGCAGCTGGGTCGGTGGCAGACTGTTCGGGGAAGACTCTGACGGACAAAAATGGTCTATGCTGGCAGGCAGTTTTGCCGGTGGGGCATTGGGTGGCAAAGGGGTAATGAAGTTTGATGCCTGGCGTGCTGTCAAAACGGGTGAGAACGTTGAGGTTGTGCCTGAAGTTGTAGCTGAACCTGTTGTTCCGAAAATGTCTTTGTCTGAGGCTGTTGGAAAGGCCCAGGCGGATGAATGGATTGCAGCAGGACGTGCAAACGCATTGAGCAATAATGCGGTGAAGTCTGCAATGCTTACGGATGACCAAGTGGGAGCTTTATATGGCTATACCACGAATGAGGGTTACACAGCATTAAATCCAGCATTAAGAGGTCAAACTCCATTAACTCCAGAATTAGAAGCCTTTGCCGCACATGCTAAGGATGGCCTTTCCAAGCTCCCTCCTAATAAAGGACTTTCATATCGAGGGATAAATTCCCTTCCTGAAGAAATACTTGCTAAAAATCAGCCTGGTAACATTGTTTCAGATGGTGCATTTATGAGTACATCCTCAAATGAACCATTTCAAGGTAACATATTGATTAAAGTCAATGGTGCTTCCGGGCGAGACGTGGCATTTTTATCAGAGTATCCTCTTGAAGCGGAAGTTTTATACCCTCCAGACACACAATTTAAAGTTATCGAAAGAATTGATGATGGCGGGAATATTACATTGACTTATAAGGAGTTTTTATGA
- a CDS encoding DcrB-related protein — MATYTLQEASIELPDIFKDRTMNLFTLSENNASEFTFVVSRASAFHHDTVQKVAARIINEMSVTVPAFVNITSQLIEIDNLPAVELFYHFENDGAEIWQKQSIVLFDDDAGGKKIVCYIGTCPGRFNDYYTKQYHEIINSIKFNSRDSDDEPVPVATDASGIFFSFDTDTKVLTAHETVTLLYQNVDLKRALNGSYLFFDSAGSPLHIAALNNEEPLRYALWTSPHRKNSSVRDILGMAKAFKGPEDLASESQILAFLQRHKDV, encoded by the coding sequence ATGGCCACCTATACTCTTCAGGAAGCTTCAATTGAACTGCCCGACATATTTAAAGACAGGACAATGAACCTTTTTACGCTCAGCGAAAATAATGCGAGTGAGTTTACGTTCGTAGTGTCTCGCGCATCTGCTTTTCATCACGATACAGTGCAAAAAGTGGCCGCTAGAATTATCAATGAGATGAGTGTCACTGTTCCCGCTTTTGTAAACATAACATCACAACTGATCGAGATAGATAATCTGCCTGCAGTTGAGCTTTTTTATCATTTTGAAAATGATGGCGCTGAGATCTGGCAAAAACAATCGATTGTTTTATTTGATGATGACGCCGGGGGTAAAAAGATTGTTTGTTATATTGGAACATGCCCAGGACGTTTTAATGATTATTATACTAAGCAATATCATGAGATTATTAACAGTATAAAATTTAATTCTCGTGATTCTGATGATGAGCCGGTACCCGTGGCAACTGATGCGTCGGGGATTTTCTTTTCTTTTGATACCGATACTAAAGTGCTTACCGCACATGAAACGGTGACATTACTTTATCAGAATGTTGATTTGAAAAGAGCTCTGAATGGCAGTTATTTGTTCTTTGACTCAGCGGGAAGCCCATTACATATCGCCGCCTTAAATAATGAAGAGCCGTTGCGCTATGCACTATGGACATCACCACACAGAAAAAACTCATCTGTAAGAGATATTCTTGGCATGGCAAAAGCCTTTAAAGGACCAGAAGATCTCGCCAGCGAATCACAAATCCTTGCGTTTCTTCAGAGACATAAGGATGTATAA
- a CDS encoding type VI secretion system Vgr family protein, which produces MFSRITAQLPADGLLFHTLTGTETLSRPFVLTAELLATDARIDRHALLGKPVTFTLPTDGLMNALSPRYLNGKITRVAVRSQELSGTRYAVYQLTVEPDLWPMQRDRNLRIFQSQTVPQIVQTLLKEYAVNVETRLAGNYRVWEYCVQYQESSLDFISRLMELEGIYYFFRHEADKHTLVLCDAPDQHQAFPGYETIAYHVTPSGGVVTEEGISQWSLAESVTPGIYSTDDYDFRKPNAWMLQARQNPASPVPGSVDVYDWPGHFVDHSHGESYARIRQEVWQAEHHSVSGSGTATGIAPGFTFAIINAPHFSDNGEYLVTSATYDFAENSYASGDTGESRHNISFTVLPSSVTYRTPPETPWPKTHGPQTAKVVGPKGESIWTDRYGRVKVKFHWDRLAKGDDTSSCWVRVSSAWAGQGFGGVQIPRVNDEVVVDFINGDPDRPLIIGRVYNEASMPPWALPAAATQMGFLSRSKDGTADTANALRFEDKAGEEHLWIQAQKNMDTHVKNDESHSVLNNRTVSVGANNETRVDGDHALGTQGNSKTLTTGNRTEQAFASYTIAAGDTVRIECGLSAIELTKEGAINFIGKNFNITVDGNGEINTKGGDLHLNPEGGSAAIIAPGSGHKNKIKSEIENYFSSSAKNTKG; this is translated from the coding sequence ATGTTCTCACGCATTACTGCACAGCTGCCGGCGGACGGCCTGCTGTTCCATACGCTCACGGGCACCGAGACGCTGTCCCGTCCGTTTGTGCTCACCGCCGAACTGCTGGCCACCGACGCGCGCATCGACCGTCACGCCCTGCTGGGCAAGCCGGTGACGTTTACGCTGCCGACCGACGGCCTGATGAACGCGCTGAGCCCGCGCTACCTCAACGGCAAAATCACCCGGGTGGCGGTGCGCAGCCAGGAGCTGAGCGGCACCCGCTACGCGGTCTACCAGCTGACGGTTGAGCCGGACCTGTGGCCGATGCAGCGCGACCGCAACCTGCGCATCTTCCAGAGCCAGACGGTGCCGCAGATTGTGCAGACGCTGCTGAAGGAGTACGCGGTTAACGTAGAGACGCGCCTGGCGGGCAACTACCGGGTGTGGGAGTACTGCGTGCAGTATCAGGAGAGCAGCCTGGACTTCATCAGCCGCCTGATGGAGCTGGAGGGGATTTACTACTTCTTCCGCCACGAGGCGGACAAACATACGCTGGTGCTGTGCGACGCGCCGGACCAGCATCAGGCGTTTCCGGGCTATGAGACCATCGCCTATCACGTCACCCCGTCGGGCGGCGTGGTGACGGAAGAGGGCATCAGCCAGTGGTCGCTGGCGGAGAGCGTGACGCCGGGCATCTACAGCACCGACGACTACGACTTCCGCAAGCCGAACGCGTGGATGCTGCAGGCGCGGCAGAACCCGGCGTCGCCGGTGCCGGGCTCGGTGGACGTCTACGACTGGCCGGGCCACTTTGTCGACCACAGCCACGGCGAGTCCTACGCGCGCATCCGTCAGGAGGTGTGGCAGGCCGAGCACCACAGCGTCAGCGGGTCGGGCACCGCCACCGGCATCGCGCCGGGCTTCACCTTCGCCATCATCAACGCGCCGCACTTCAGCGACAACGGCGAATATCTGGTGACCTCGGCGACCTATGACTTCGCCGAGAACAGTTACGCCAGCGGCGACACCGGCGAGAGCCGGCACAATATCAGCTTCACGGTGCTGCCGTCGTCGGTGACGTACCGCACGCCGCCGGAGACGCCGTGGCCGAAAACGCACGGTCCGCAGACGGCGAAGGTGGTGGGGCCGAAAGGCGAGTCGATCTGGACCGACCGCTACGGGCGGGTGAAGGTGAAGTTTCACTGGGACCGTCTGGCGAAGGGCGACGACACCAGCTCCTGCTGGGTGCGCGTCTCCAGCGCCTGGGCGGGCCAGGGGTTCGGCGGCGTGCAGATCCCGCGTGTTAACGACGAAGTGGTGGTGGACTTCATCAACGGCGATCCGGACCGTCCGCTGATCATCGGCCGGGTGTACAACGAGGCGAGCATGCCGCCGTGGGCGCTGCCGGCGGCGGCGACGCAGATGGGCTTTTTAAGCCGGTCGAAGGATGGCACGGCGGATACGGCGAACGCGCTGAGGTTTGAGGATAAGGCGGGTGAGGAACACCTGTGGATCCAGGCGCAGAAGAACATGGATACCCATGTTAAAAATGATGAATCACACAGTGTTCTGAACAATAGGACAGTTTCGGTGGGCGCTAATAATGAGACGCGAGTGGATGGTGACCATGCTCTCGGCACTCAGGGAAATAGTAAAACGCTGACAACGGGCAATCGTACTGAACAGGCCTTTGCTTCTTACACCATTGCAGCCGGAGACACTGTAAGGATCGAGTGTGGTCTGAGCGCGATTGAGTTAACTAAAGAAGGTGCGATTAATTTTATTGGTAAAAATTTTAACATTACCGTCGATGGTAATGGAGAGATTAATACCAAAGGTGGTGATTTACATTTAAATCCGGAAGGAGGAAGCGCTGCAATAATTGCACCGGGTAGTGGACATAAAAATAAAATAAAAAGTGAAATTGAAAACTACTTTTCTTCATCAGCAAAAAATACCAAAGGATAA
- a CDS encoding immunity 22 family protein, whose protein sequence is MNTNYDADIVHLWIGSNYDSEKDYLKYFELDYSTEGDFEDPSYKVCAFCQYLGTKWYDEDFIGIIPREEKDVPLNEILEQAAVDLSEMEKIRNTCANLGIDKANAILWYSNLDVDNFPAIGSDFKGLKYIGCFKGD, encoded by the coding sequence ATGAATACTAATTACGACGCGGATATTGTACATCTTTGGATAGGAAGTAATTATGATTCCGAAAAAGACTATTTGAAATATTTTGAGCTTGATTACTCAACTGAAGGGGATTTTGAGGATCCCTCCTATAAAGTTTGTGCATTTTGTCAGTATCTTGGCACAAAGTGGTACGATGAAGACTTTATAGGAATAATACCAAGAGAAGAAAAAGATGTTCCTCTTAATGAGATACTTGAGCAAGCAGCAGTTGATCTAAGTGAGATGGAAAAAATAAGAAATACATGCGCCAACTTGGGAATTGATAAAGCAAACGCCATTTTATGGTATTCAAATCTTGACGTTGATAATTTTCCTGCTATAGGTAGTGATTTTAAAGGATTAAAATATATTGGTTGCTTCAAAGGTGATTGA